Proteins encoded by one window of Manihot esculenta cultivar AM560-2 chromosome 10, M.esculenta_v8, whole genome shotgun sequence:
- the LOC110625074 gene encoding adenosine kinase 2 — protein MAFDGILLGMGNPLLDISAVVDEDFLNKYEIKLNNAILAEDKHLPMYEEMASKFSVEYIAGGATQNSIKVAQWMLQIPGATSYMGCIGKDKFGEEMKKNSRQAGVNVHYYEDETAPTGTCAVCVVGGERSLIANLSAANCYKSEHLKRPENWALVEKAKYFYIAGFFLTVSPESIQLVAEHAAAHNKVFSMNLSAPFICEFFKDAQEKVLPYMDYVFGNETEARTFAKVHDWKTDNVEEIAIKISQWHKASGTHKRITVITQGADPVVVAEDGKVKLFPVILLPKEKLVDTNGAGDAFVGGFLSQLVQEKPIEDCVRAGCYAANVIIQRSGCTYPEKPDFS, from the exons ATGGCTTTCGATGGAATCCTCTTGGGCATGGGCAATCCTCTCCTCGACATTTCTGCTGTTGTCGATGAAGACTTCCTCAACAA ATATGAGATCAAGCTAAACAATGCTATCCTTGCTGAAGACAAGCACCTGCCAAT GTATGAAGAAATGGCTAGCAAATTCAGTGTAGAATATATTGCTGGAG GTGCTACCCAAAATTCAATAAAAGTTGCTCAG TGGATGCTTCAAATTCCTGGTGCAACAAGTTATATGGGTTGTATTGGAAAGGATAAATTTGgagaggagatgaagaaaaactcaCGGCAAGCTGGTGTCAAT GTTCATTATTATGAGGACGAGACTGCTCCAACAGGGACATGTGCGGTTTGTGTTGTTGGCGGTGAGAG ATCTCTTATTGCAAATTTGTCAGCTGCAAATTGTTACAAATCTGAGCATTTGAAGAGACCAGAAAATTGGGCACTAG TTGAGAAAGCAAAATATTTCTACATTGCTGGATTTTTCCTTACTGTCTCTCCTGAGTCCATTCAACTTGTTGCTGAACATGCAGCTGCACACAACAAG GTCTTCTCAATGAACCTTTCTGCTCCATTTATTTGTGAGTTCTTCAAGGACGCCCAGGAGAAAGTTCTACC GTATATGGACTATGTATTTGGAAATGAGACTGAAGCCAGAACCTTTGCAAAGGTTCATGATTGGAAG ACTGATAATGTCGAGGAGATTGCTATAAAGATCTCTCAGTGGCACAAAGCTTCAGGGACACATAAGAGAATTACTGTTATTACACAAGGTGCTGATCCTGTTGTGGTTGCTGAGGATGGGAAAGTGAAATTATTCCCTGTGATATTGTTACCCAAGGAAAAGCTAGTAGATACAAATGGAGCAG GTGATGCATTTGTGGGAGGATTTTTGTCACAGCTGGTGCAAGAGAAGCCGATTGAAGACTGCGTGAGAGCTGGATGCTATGCAGCAAATGTGATTATCCAGAGGTCAGGCTGCACATACCCGGAGAAGCCTGATTTCAGTTAA
- the LOC110625322 gene encoding BURP domain-containing protein BNM2A, with translation MIGFKFAWEIFLLHLLLLLCAHGSHGEAKEMMNGVLRLHSMDVEDGAPDKTMHRDHHVHANMDHMDPSWMVFFTVNDLKIGKKMPVYFPKKDSSSSPPLLSRDEANSIPFSSQDLPYLLRFFSFSPSSPQAKAMEHTLRECEIKPINGETKICATSLESMLDFARETFGLETQFKVISTTHLTKLSTLLDNYTILEEPKEIPVPKMVACHTMPYPYKVFYCHSQKTENKVFVVSLGGENGGRVEGVAVCHMDTSQWSSNHASFRVLGIEPGTSPVCHFFRGDNLVYVPVMPLNA, from the exons ATGATAGGCTTCAAATTTGCATGGGAGATCTTCCTCCTCcatcttctgcttcttctg TGCGCTCATGGAAGCCATGGAGAAGCGAAGGAGATGATGAACGGTGTTCTGAGACTTCATAGTATGGACGTCGAGGATGGTGCTCCAGATAAAACTATGCACAGAGATCATCACGTTCATGCTAATATGGATCATATGGACCCTTCATGGATGGTGTTCTTCACCGTAAATGATCTCAAGATCGGCAAGAAAATGCCCGTATATTTTCCAAAAAAGGATTCTTCATCTTCTCCTCCATTGCTGTCGAGAGATGAAGCAAATTCCATTCCCTTCTCATCCCAAGATCTTCCTTATCTCCTTcgcttcttctctttctctccaaGCTCACCACAAGCCAAAGCCATGGAACATACCCTGAGAGAATGTGAGATCAAACCCATCAATGGCGAGACTAAAATCTGTGCTACTTCATTAGAATCCATGCTAGATTTCGCACGTGAAACCTTTGGATTAGAGACCCAATTCAAGGTTATAAGCACTACCCATCTCACAAAATTAAGTACTCTTTTGGATAATTACACTATACTTGAAGAGCCTAAGGAAATACCAGTTCCAAAGATGGTGGCATGTCATACGATGCCATATCCATACAAAGTCTTCTATTGTCATAGCCAGAAAACTGAAAACAAAGTATTTGTGGTTTCATTAGGTGGTGAGAATGGAggaagagttgaaggagttgctGTTTGTCATATGGATACTTCTCAATGGAGTTCAAATCATGCATCGTTCCGTGTGCTTGGGATTGAACCAGGAACTTCTCCTGTGTGTCATTTCTTTAGAGGAGATAATCTTGTTTATGTTCCTGTTATGCCTCTCAATGCCTAA
- the LOC110625326 gene encoding LOW QUALITY PROTEIN: organ-specific protein S2 (The sequence of the model RefSeq protein was modified relative to this genomic sequence to represent the inferred CDS: deleted 2 bases in 1 codon), with translation MKSLFALVVPLFLLLSILSSINARKDLDEYWKGVTKDQPVPEAMQKLLQASDEKTNCHTTKTLEPNADLKIYHNDDFLKEGKSSFLQQFEPRPDVSIYHNDIGLKTRISLESLDESPFVKEFEPRPDVSIYHNDIGLKTKISLDESPFGKEFELKPDVSIYHNHIGLKTEKLPNKNPFVKEFEPRPDVSIYHNDIGLKTEKLLNKNPFVKEFEPRPNVSIYHNNIGLKTKKPLDDSAFNKEFESKPDVSIYHNNIDLKLKNSPDESSYNKEFEPTLAVTIYHNDIDLQAKEQSDERLVGKEFEAKPDVTIYHNDKNFTEA, from the exons ATGAAATCTTTATTTGCTTTGGTAGTCCCTCTTTTCTTGCTTCTCTCG ATTTTGAGCAGCATCAATGCAAGAAAAGATTTGGATGAATATTGGAAAGGTGTCACTAAAGATCAACCTGTGCCAGAAGCAATGCAAAAGCTTCTTCAAGCCTCAGATGAGAAAACCAATTGTCACACAACTAAAACTCTTGAGCCAAATGCAGACCTTAAAATCTACCACAATGATGACTTTCTTAAAGAAGGTAAGAGTTCATTTCTTCAACAATTTGAGCCAAGACCTGACGTCTCTATTTATCATAATGATATTGGTCTCAAAACAAGAATATCACTAGA ATCACTAGATGAAAGCCCATTTGTTAAAGAGTTTGAGCCGAGACCTGATGTCTCCATTTACCATAACGATATTGGTCTCAAAACAAAAATATCACTAGATGAGAGCCCATTTGGTAAAGAGTTCGAGTTGAAACCTGATGTCTCCATTTACCATAACCATATTGGTCTCAAAACAGAAAAACTGCCAAATAAGAATCCATTTGTTAAAGAGTTTGAGCCGAGACCTGATGTCTCCATTTACCATAATGATATTGGTCTCAAAACAGAAAAGTTGCTAAATAAGAACCCATTTGTTAAAGAGTTTGAGCCCAGACCGAATGTCTCCATTTACCACAATAATATTGGTCTCAAAACAAAAAAGCCGTTAGATGATAGTGCATTCAATAAAGAGTTTGAATCAAAACCTGATGTTTCTATTTACCATAACAATATTGATCTCAAACTAAAAAATTCACCAGATGAGAGTTCATATAATAAAGAGTTTGAGCCGACACTTGCTGTCACTATCTACCATAACGATATTGATCTTCAAGCAAAAGAGCAATCAGATGAGAGGTTAGTTGGTAAAGAGTTTGAGGCGAAACCTGATGTTACCATCTACcataatgataaaaatttcaCCGAAGCCTGA